A stretch of DNA from Streptomyces venezuelae:
GTCGTCCCCCCGTCCCTTCCGGAAGGGCTCTCGGCGACCGAGGCGCTGCGGCTCGTCGGCTCCGACAAGCTGGCCAACAAAGAGAAGCCCGAAGTCGAGGACTTCTCCCTCTACTACCTCTACCGGGTCGCCCGCCGGACCCGGCGGCCCCTCGCCGAGGTCGCCTCGCTCATCCGGCAGCTCGGCATCCCCGTCCCCGATCCCGCCGAGACCGTCCGGGCCGCCCTCGCCCTCGTACCCCGCGGCTAGCTACGCCAGGATCGCCATGCCCCGCGTCAGTTCGCGCAGGGAGCGGACCGCCAGGTCGGCAGGGGAGTCGGGGCCCGAGGGCGGGGTGTCCGTGGTGGACCAGACTTCCAGGGAGACCCGGATCGCGTCGGTGGCCGCGGCTGCCAGGAGCCGGATCTGGAGGGGGCTGGCGGCCGGGCCGGCCAGGTGGGTGAGGATCGGGACCAGGCCCTCCTCGGAGTCCTGGTTCACCCGGTACCAGACCGCGCGCAGCGCCGGGTCGCCCTCGGCGGCGCGCAGCAGGGAGCGGGTCCAGTTCAGGCCCTCGGACAGGGCCACCGGGCCGGTGAGGGAGCGGGTGACCGCGCGTTCCAGGGCCTCGGCCAGGGGGGTGCCGGGGGATTCCTCGGCGAGCCGGTTCCGCCATTCGGCGCCGCCGCCCGCGAGCAACGGGGCCACCGCCTCCTGCTTGTTGCGGAAGTAGCGGTAGAACGTACGCAGTGCCACGCCCGCACGGTGCGCGATGTCCTCGGCGGTGGTGCCGTCGGGGCCGTGGGCGGCGAACAGTTCGCAGGCGGCGCGGGCGATGTCGAGCTGGGTCGCGGCCTTGCGCCGCTCGGTCAGCGACTGGACGCCGGGGCCGGCCTGGGGGGAGTACGGACGAGGGGATCTCACGAGGGGAAAGGGTACTCCGCGTTCTCGAACACAACTGCATTCTTTGACACCCTGGCAAATCGTGTCACGACCTGGGTACGCTCGGCCCCATGAACCGTTACACAGACCGACGCGTCGTGATCACCGGCGGCGGCTCCGGCATCGGCCAGGCCACCGTCCACCGCATCCTCGCCGAGGGCGGCCGGGTCCACGCCATCGACGTGAACGAGGCCGGCCTGAAGGCGACCATGGAGCAGGCCGCGGCCGACGGCGTCGCCGCCGGCCGGCTGACCACCGCGCTGCTCGACATATCGGACGAGACGGCGGTCAAGGAGGGCGTGGCCGCCGCCGTGGACACGCTCGGCGGCATCGACGTGCTGGTCAACGCGGCCGGCATCCTCCGCTCGGAGCACACGCACAAGACCACACTCGAGCTGTGGAACAAGGTCATCGCGGTCAACCTGACCGGCACCTTCCTGATGATCCGTGAGTCGCTCCCGGCGCTGCTGGCCGGCGACAAGCCGGTCGTCGTCAACTTCAGCTCCACCTCGGCGTCCTTCGCCCACCCCTACATGTCCGCGTACGCGGCCAGCAAGGGCGGCATCCAGTCGATGAGCCACGGGCTCGCCGCCGAGTACAGCAAGCAGGGGCTGCGGGTCGTCTGCGTGGCGCCCGGCTCGATCGAGAGCGGCATGACCACCGGGACCGGCCCGGGGCTGCCCGAGGACACCGACTGGTCGCTGTTCGCCAAGCTGGCCCCGGCCATCGGCCAGGGCTTCGCCGGCCCGCAGACCGTGGCCGGTGTGGTCGCCATGCTGGGCTCCGAGGACGGGGCCTTCATCACCGGCACCGAGATCCGCATCGACGGCGGAACCCACTACTAGTCCAGAGGCTGAAGGTCAGCCGCGAAAACGGTCCCAGAGCCGGGGGAACCGTTCCGCCAGGACGGCTTCGTTCTCGAAGTCCAGCGGAGCGCCCTCCGGCTCTGCCGCCTGCACCGGGATGCCCAGGTCCGGCGCGACCACCCCGGTCAGCTGCTCGTACGCCTCGTCCGCCGCGTACCCCAGCTCCTCGCCGTCCCCGTCGATCTCCTCGTCGAACTCGCCCAGGAGCTCCGCCAGCTGGTCGGGGTCGTGCACCCCGCCCTCGAAGACCTCCCGGCCCTGGCCGATCAGCCAGCACCGGAAGTAGTCGAAGGCGTCGTCGCTGGCCCCGTCGAGCAGCACCCAGGCCGCACCCCACAGGTCCCAGGTGTACGCCCGGTTGTACCGGGACTCGAAATGCCGGGCGAAGTCGAGCACGGAGTCCGGGTCGAGCTGGGTCAGCCGCTCGACGAGCAGCTCGGCATGTTCCTCGGGGTCGCCCTCCGCGGCCTCGCGGGTGCGGTCCACGATCTCCCAGAACTCCGTCTCGTCCATCACCGCTCCAGCATCCTGGGTCCGCCCGCGCACCGCCACCGCGCATACGGCCAATAGCCCGACAGTCCGAAGGCCAATAGCCCGAAGGCCGGTGCCCGCCCCCTCGGGGGCGGGCACCGGCCTTCGGTGCAGCTCTGCGGTTTCGGCGGCGTCGGCGGCCTACAGGCCGTAGCGCTCCCGGGCCTCCTTCACGGCCGAGGCGGGAACCTCGCCGCGGCGGGCCAGCTGCGCCAGCGCGGCGACCACGATCGACTGCGCGTCGACACCGAAGTGGCGGCGGGCACCCTCGCGGGTGTCGGAGAGGCCGAAGCCGTCCGTGCCCAGCGAGGTGTAGTCCTGCGGCACCCACTGGCTGATCTGGTCCGGAACCTGGCGCATCCAGTCGGAAACGGCCAGCACCGGGCCCGGGGCACCCTCCAGCACGCGGGTGACGTACGGGGTGCGCTCCTCACCGCGCAGCAGCGCCTCGTCGCACTCCAGCGCGTCCCGGCGCAGCTCGCCCCACGAGGTGGCGGACCATACGTCGGCGGCCACGTTCCAGTCGGCGGCGAGGAGCTTCTGCGCCTCCAGGATCCAGTGGATCGCCGTACCCGAGGCCATGAGCTGGATCTTCGCGGCGTCGGCGGCCGGGGCCGCCTCGGCCAGGTCGGCCGCGGTGTTGAAGCGGTACAGGCCCTTGAGGATGCCCTCCTCGACGCCCTCGGGCATCGCCGGCTGCGGCTTCGGCTCGTTGTAGACCGTCAGGTAGTAGAAGACGTCTTCCGGCTGCTCGCCGTACATCCGCCGCAGACCGTCCTTGACGATCACCGCGATCTCGTACGCGAAGGCCGGGTCGTAGTTGAGCGACGCCGGGTTCGTGGACGCGATCAGGTGCGAGTGGCCGTCCGCGTGCTGGAGGCCCTCACCGGTCAGCGTGGTGCGGCCGGCGGTGGCGCCGACGATGAAGCCCTTGCCCAGCTGGTCGGCGAGCTGCCACATCTGGTCGGCGGTGCGCTGCCAGCCGAACATCGAGTAGAAGATGTAGAAGGGGATCATCGGCTCGCCGTGCGTCGCGTACGACGTGCAGGCGGCGATGAAGTCGGCCATGGCGCCGGCCTCGGTGATCCCCTCGTTGAGGATCTGGCCGTCCTTGGCTTCCTTGTAGTACATCAGCTGGTCGCGGTCGACCGGCTCGTACGTCTGGCCCAGCGGCGAGTAGATGCCGGCTGACGGGAAGAGGGACTCCATACCGAAGGTACGGGCCTCGTCGGGGACGATCGGCACCCAGCGCTTGCCGGTCTCCTTGTCCCGCATCAGGTCCTTGACCAGCCGGACGAAGGCCATGGTGGTGGCCATCTCCTGCTTGCCGGAGCCCTTGAGCAGCGGGGCGAAGGAGCGCTCGGCCGGGGCCGGCAGGGCCACGTGGTGGACCTTGCGGGCCGGGGCCGGGCCGCCGAGGGCCGCACGGCGCTCGTGCAGGTACTGCACCTCGGGGCTGTTCGCGCCCGGGTGGCCGTAGGGGACGACACCGTCGGCGAAGGCGCTGTCCGGGATCGGGAGGCCAAGGAGGTCACGCATGTCCTTGAACTCGTCGATCGTCAGCTTCTTCATCTGGTGGTTCGCGTTCTTGGACTCGAACCCGGCACCCAGGGTGTGGCCCTTGACGGTCTGCGCCAGGATGACCGTCGGCGCGCCCTTGTGGGCCAGGGCGGCCTTGTACGCGGCGTAGACCTTGCGGGGCTCGTGGCCGCCGCGCGAGGTGTGGAAGCACTCGGCGATCTTCGCGTCCGACAGCACGCCCGCCAGCTGCACCAGCTCGGCGTTGGCGCCGAAGAAGTGCTGGCGGATGTAGGCCACGTCGCGGGTCGCGTACGTCTGGAACTGGGCGTCCGGGACCTCGCGGATGCGGCGCACCAGGGCGCCCGTGGTGTCGAGCTGGAACAGCTCGTCCCAGGCGGAGCCCCAGAGGGTCTTGATGACGTTCCAGCCGGCGCCGCGGAACTGCGCCTCCAGCTCCTGGACCACGCGGAAGTTGGCGCGGACCGGGCCGTCGAGGCGCTGCAGGTTGCAGTTGATGACGAAGGTCAGGTTGTCGAGCTGCTCGCGCGAGGCCAGGGCCAGGGCGGCGGTCGACTCGGGCTCGTCCATCTCGCCGTCGCCCAGGAAGGCCCAGACGTGCGAGTTGGCGGTGTCCTTGATGTTCCGGTTCTGCAGGTAGCGGTTGAACCGCGCCTGGTAGATCGCGGAGAGCGGGCCGAGGCCCATGGAGACCGTGGGGAACTCCCACAGCCAGGGCAGGCGCCGCGGGTGCGGGTAGGAGGGGAGGCCGTTGCCGCCCGACTCCTGCCGGAAGTTGTCGAGCTGCTGCTCGGAGATGCGGCCGTCGAGGAAGGCGCGGGCGTAGATGCCGGGGGAGGCGTGGCCCTGGATGTAGAGCTGGTCGCCCGAGCCGTCGTTCTCCTTGCCGCGGAAGAAGTGCTGGAAACCGGTCTCGTAGAGCCAGGCCGCCGAGGCGAAGGTGGCGATGTGGCCGCCGACGCCGTACTTGGAGCCGCGGGTCACCATGGCTGCCGCGTTCCAGCGGTTCCATGCGGTGATCTTGGCTTCCATCGCCTCGTCACCGGGGAACTCGGGTTCCGCGGAGGTCGGGATGGTGTTGACGTAGTCCGTTTCCAGCAGCTTGGGCAGCGCGAGTCCGGCGGCCTCGGCGTGCTGGAGGGTACGGCGGAGCAGGTACTCGGCGCGGCGCGTACCGGCGGCCTTGGCAACGGCATCCAGGGAGGCCGCCCATTCGGCGGTCTCCTCGGTGTCGCGGTCCGGGAGCTGGTCGAGCTCGCTCGGAAGCTTTCCTACGGGGTCGGACATCGGTGTGCGCCGCCTTCCGGACTAAGGAGGGTGGTGAAGATAAGGAACCCTGACGGGCAGGACAGGGTCGGCGGACCCGGATGGGGTCCGCCGACGACTGTAAGACGCTGATCGATGATCGATCAAAGAAAAGTGTCCAAAAAATGGCTGTAGGGCGAAAGTCGGCACTGCGTGCCGCGGAATGAGGCACGCAGTGCCGGGCAAAACGGGACAATCAGCCCTGTCAGGCCCGGGGTGCGCACCCCAGGACATGCCGCTTCACCAGCAGGCCGATCTCCGGATCCTGTCGGCGGAACGCCTCGATCAGGGCCTCGTGCTCCTCGGCGTAGGACTTCTGCACGGTCCCCAGCCAGCGGATCGACAGGGCCGTGAACACCTCGATCCCCAGGCTCTCCCAGGTGTGCAGGAGCACGCTGTTCCCGGCCGCCCGCACCATCTCCCGGTGGAAGCCCACCGTGTGGCGCACCTGCGCGGTGCCGTCCCCCGCCCGGTCGGCCTCCCACAGGGCCGCCACATGCGGCTCCAGCGCACTGCAGTCCGTCGCCAGCCGCGGGGCGGCCAGCTCGGCCGCGATCTGCTCCAGGCCGGCCCGGACCGGGTAGATCTCCTCGAGGTCGGCCGCCGTCAGGTTCCGCACCCGGACGCCCTTGTTCGGCGCCGACTCGATCAGCCGCAGCGTCTCCAGCTCGCGCAGGGCCTCCCGTACGGGCGTCTGGCTGACCTCCAGCTCCACGGCGATGCGGCGCTCGACGATCCGCTCGCCGGGCTTCCAGCGCCCGCTGACGATGCCCTCCACGATGTGCTCGCGGATCTGCTCGCGGAGCGAATGCACCACGGGTGGCGTGATCATCGGGTTTTCATCTCCTGGGAGGTCGCGCAGGGGTCCTGATGCCTGATGAGGGTACTGATGCGTAGACAATACGGCGCCCCCGACCTGTGCGAAGCGTCCGCGAGCAGGTACCGCGGGTGAGGCTGGTTACAGGACCTCCGTGGCCAGGATCCGCTGCATGAGCGCGCTCAGGGCCGCAGCGTGCTGCGGGTGCAGGCCGATCAGGCCGGCGATCTCGGCGAGGGCGCGGTCGCGTTCGGCGGGGGTGGCGGGGGGCCAGTCCTCGGTGGCGGGGTCGTCGCTGTTCAGGGCCGAGGCGAGGGCGGAATGGACGCGAGCGGCGAACTGCTCTTTGTGGACCAGGAGTTCGAGAGTGGCACCTGCTGCAATGACAGCGGAGGGCGGCTGGATCTGGGCAAGGAGCTCCCGCAGCCGGTCATGCAGGGCCGCATGGTCGCCGATGTACGCATAGGCGGCCGGGATTCCGTCGGCGCGGGCGAGGGTCAACAGGGCGGAGTGCACGGCCCGCACAGGGGTGCGGGACCCGGAGGCGAGCAGCCGGAGCGCCAGGTCCGAGAGGAGGTTCTCGGCGTGCTCGGCGAGATGGCGCCGGGATTCCTCCCAGTCGGGGGTGGCCAGCCACGCGTGGAGGAGGTCGGCGGTGATGTACGGGCGGAAGGCGGCCTCCGGACCGTCCGTCGATGCCGCACGCGCGATGGCGAGCAGCTGTCGGCCCCGGCTGTCGGTCAGTGCGAACTCCTCCAGAGCCGTCATGGCATCGGCGGAGCCGAGCTCCTCCCGGTGTTCCTCCCAGAAGGCCCGGCTGGCCGCCCAGCTCGGACAGCGGGCCCAGTCGAGCGTCAGACGGATCACAGCATCGGGCACCGCCAGCCACGCGGGTGGCTCGCTCCCGGCCTGCTCCCGCCACATCGTCGCCACACGTTCGGTGCGCGTGCCGTCGGACTGGCTGTAGGCGCGGAGCCGGATCCTGGCCTGTACGGCGGTGCCCGCGGGTGCTGACGTGGCGAGCTCGATCAGGGTGTGTACTCCGGGCCCGGCATCCGGCAGGGTCAGCTGGTGGGCTGCGCGGCCGACGGCCAGCTCACGGGCTGCCTCCGGATGCGCGGCCAGGGCCCGCTCGGCCTCTTCGAACGCGGCGAGGGCCTGCTCTGCCGGGGCAAGGAGGGCAAGGGTGCCGAGGGCCGTGCAAAGGCCCGGGGTGTAGGCGACGGGGTCGGCCTGGGCCAGGGCCCGGTACAGCGCGACGGATTCGGTGGCGGCGGCGCATGCCTCCGGCCCGTCGCCGTTCTCGTGCCGGGTGGCTGCCAGGTTGTCGAGGGTCAGGGCGAGGTCGGGCAGGCGGGATGCGGGATTGTCCTTGGCGAGCGTCCGATAGAGCCCGGTGGCCTCGGTGATGACGGCCAGCGCCCCCGGACGGTCCCCGGTCTTGCGGAGGACGGCCGCGAAATTGTTGAGGAGTGCGGCCAGGTTGGGCAGATGGGCCGCGGGATTGTCCTCGGCGAGGGCCCGGTAGAGCGCAACGGCTTCGGTGCCGGTGGCCAGCGCCCCCGACCCGTCCCCGGTCTCGAGCTGGGCACAGGTCAGCGTGCCGAGCGAATGCGCGAGCTGGGCGGTGTGGGCTGCGGGATTGGCCCGGACGAGGGCTCGGTAGATGTCGGTGGCCTCGGTGCTCGTGACCAGGGAGCCCGGCCAGTCCTCGCTCTCGCCCTGGCGGATGGCGAGGTTGATGAGCGACGCGGCCAGGTCGGGGTTGTGGGCGGCAGGGTTGGCCAGGGCTAGCGTGCGGCGGATGGCGACCGCTTCGCGGATGGCGGCGAGATCGATCTCCGTGTCTCCGATGGAGGGCACGTGACTGGACAGGTTGTTGAGGGCCCGGGCGAGGTCGGGCAGATGAGCGGCGGGATCGGCCTCGGCCAGGGTCCGGTACAGCCCGGTCACTTCGATGGCCGTGGCCAGGCCGCCTTCCTGATCGCCGTTCTCATGCTGGGCGGTGGCGAGATTGTGCAGTGAGCCGGCGAGGCTACGGAGGTAGGCGGCGGGGTTGATCTCGGCGAGGGACCGGTGGATCCGGGTGGCTTCGGTGATGGTGACGAGCGCCCCCTGCCAGTCGCCGTTGTCCCCCTGGATTGTGGCCAGGTTGTTGAGCGAGGCCGCAAAGCTGGGGATGTGCACGGCGGGATCGTCCCCGGTGAGGGTTCGGTAAATCCGGGTGGCTTCGGTGATGGTGGCGAGCGCCCCTTGCCGGTCGCCGTTGTCCCCCTGGATCGTGGCCAGGTTGCTGAGCGCCATCGCGTATTCGGGCAGGTAAAGAGACGGGTTCACCTGCGCGAGGGCCTGGTGGATCCGGGTGGCTTCGATGCCGGTGGCCAACGCACGGCCCCGGTCGCCGTTCTCGACCTGGCTGGTGGCGAGGGCGTTGAGGGCCC
This window harbors:
- a CDS encoding DUF4240 domain-containing protein, with amino-acid sequence MDETEFWEIVDRTREAAEGDPEEHAELLVERLTQLDPDSVLDFARHFESRYNRAYTWDLWGAAWVLLDGASDDAFDYFRCWLIGQGREVFEGGVHDPDQLAELLGEFDEEIDGDGEELGYAADEAYEQLTGVVAPDLGIPVQAAEPEGAPLDFENEAVLAERFPRLWDRFRG
- the aceE gene encoding pyruvate dehydrogenase (acetyl-transferring), homodimeric type, which codes for MSDPVGKLPSELDQLPDRDTEETAEWAASLDAVAKAAGTRRAEYLLRRTLQHAEAAGLALPKLLETDYVNTIPTSAEPEFPGDEAMEAKITAWNRWNAAAMVTRGSKYGVGGHIATFASAAWLYETGFQHFFRGKENDGSGDQLYIQGHASPGIYARAFLDGRISEQQLDNFRQESGGNGLPSYPHPRRLPWLWEFPTVSMGLGPLSAIYQARFNRYLQNRNIKDTANSHVWAFLGDGEMDEPESTAALALASREQLDNLTFVINCNLQRLDGPVRANFRVVQELEAQFRGAGWNVIKTLWGSAWDELFQLDTTGALVRRIREVPDAQFQTYATRDVAYIRQHFFGANAELVQLAGVLSDAKIAECFHTSRGGHEPRKVYAAYKAALAHKGAPTVILAQTVKGHTLGAGFESKNANHQMKKLTIDEFKDMRDLLGLPIPDSAFADGVVPYGHPGANSPEVQYLHERRAALGGPAPARKVHHVALPAPAERSFAPLLKGSGKQEMATTMAFVRLVKDLMRDKETGKRWVPIVPDEARTFGMESLFPSAGIYSPLGQTYEPVDRDQLMYYKEAKDGQILNEGITEAGAMADFIAACTSYATHGEPMIPFYIFYSMFGWQRTADQMWQLADQLGKGFIVGATAGRTTLTGEGLQHADGHSHLIASTNPASLNYDPAFAYEIAVIVKDGLRRMYGEQPEDVFYYLTVYNEPKPQPAMPEGVEEGILKGLYRFNTAADLAEAAPAADAAKIQLMASGTAIHWILEAQKLLAADWNVAADVWSATSWGELRRDALECDEALLRGEERTPYVTRVLEGAPGPVLAVSDWMRQVPDQISQWVPQDYTSLGTDGFGLSDTREGARRHFGVDAQSIVVAALAQLARRGEVPASAVKEARERYGL
- a CDS encoding GntR family transcriptional regulator; the encoded protein is MTPPVVHSLREQIREHIVEGIVSGRWKPGERIVERRIAVELEVSQTPVREALRELETLRLIESAPNKGVRVRNLTAADLEEIYPVRAGLEQIAAELAAPRLATDCSALEPHVAALWEADRAGDGTAQVRHTVGFHREMVRAAGNSVLLHTWESLGIEVFTALSIRWLGTVQKSYAEEHEALIEAFRRQDPEIGLLVKRHVLGCAPRA
- a CDS encoding TetR/AcrR family transcriptional regulator, which produces MRSPRPYSPQAGPGVQSLTERRKAATQLDIARAACELFAAHGPDGTTAEDIAHRAGVALRTFYRYFRNKQEAVAPLLAGGGAEWRNRLAEESPGTPLAEALERAVTRSLTGPVALSEGLNWTRSLLRAAEGDPALRAVWYRVNQDSEEGLVPILTHLAGPAASPLQIRLLAAAATDAIRVSLEVWSTTDTPPSGPDSPADLAVRSLRELTRGMAILA
- a CDS encoding SDR family NAD(P)-dependent oxidoreductase, whose translation is MNRYTDRRVVITGGGSGIGQATVHRILAEGGRVHAIDVNEAGLKATMEQAAADGVAAGRLTTALLDISDETAVKEGVAAAVDTLGGIDVLVNAAGILRSEHTHKTTLELWNKVIAVNLTGTFLMIRESLPALLAGDKPVVVNFSSTSASFAHPYMSAYAASKGGIQSMSHGLAAEYSKQGLRVVCVAPGSIESGMTTGTGPGLPEDTDWSLFAKLAPAIGQGFAGPQTVAGVVAMLGSEDGAFITGTEIRIDGGTHY